gtttgccgtttcagcaatcttgttgccagagtcccaattaccctagcaaccatgcgctgatttgaataagagacaggaatacgaatgggagaggcctgaatagaaagatgaacaataaaaagttacagtagcaatacatttgtagccatgcagagcatttgttttttagatggggtcagtgatccccttttgaaagctggaaagagtcagaagaacaaagcaaataattcaaaaactttaagaaataaaaaacgaaggccaattgaaaagttgcttagatctggccattctataatgtagTATAAAAGTTATTGTAAATTAGAACCCCCCTTTAAGGCATATTCtctatatttaatttattcatttcCTTCTACATTTTTCTGTCCCTTTCCAGGTAATTACAAAACCCAGTTATGGGACAAGCAATCTGAGACATTTCTCCCCTCTACCCCTGGTCTTGGTATGCACGTGGAGGTGAAAGACAGCGATGCCAAGGTAATGGCTGTGACCCCcttttctgctttgttttttggATTGTAAGCCTCCCCCAGTCCAGCATTACTGGAAGGCATTATGTGATTAGCTCAGTAGCATACAGACAGTTGCACCTGTTAGTAATGTTACATTGTGGATGGTGGGAATCCTctacagctttaaaggaaaactataccctcaaaatgaatacttgagcaacagtttatatcaaattaagtggcatattaaagaatcttgtcataccgatatatgtatttttaagtaaatattgcccttttacatctcttgccttgagccaccattttgtgctggtctgtgtgctgcctcagagatcacctgaccagaaatactgcagctctaactgtaacaggaagaagtgtggaagcaaaagacagaactctgtcggttaattggctcatgtgacctaatatgtatagtatgtttgtgtgcaccgtgaatcagatgatcccaggggcggcccttattttttaaaatggccattttctatttatgtttacccaatggcacatactactaaactatattaatatgaaaatggtttatttacatgaagcagggttttacatatgagctgttttatgcaatatcttttttatagatacctacattgtttgaggggtatagttttcctttaagtacaagttaaaggaacaccaaaagatgaaagtgtcctaaagtaatgaaaatgtaatttactgttgccctgcattggtaaaactttGTTTTCTTCACAAATTctaaaatactttatataaacaagccactgcgtagccattcaaagctgaaaagggagaaaggatacacagcagataacatataagctctatattatacaatgggattcttcagcacGCATCTGTTATCtatttgtgtatcctgtgcttgaatggctgcccccataactacacagcagcttgtttatataaactatagtagagtttatgaagcaaatacacagattttaccagtgcaggacaacactgcattatattgttgttcctgtaaaacactttcattttttggtgttactgttcctttaacactcgTCCAGTCTAGAAGAGGATCTTGCCACCCACAGCCCAACTGATCCTGCTTGCATAAGGCCCCCTTGGTCAAATTCTGTTCTATATTACACATTATGTGAGTTTATATTAAGGAGCATTGGTATTTCATTGTGCTTAATGTCTCTTTTAGGTCATCCTATCCAGACAGTATGGATCTGAAGGGAGATTTACCTTCACGTCACATATGCCGGGTGAGCACCAAATTTGCCTTCACTCCAACTCAACACGAATGTCTTTTTTTGCCGGAGGCAAGCTGGTAAGGCCAGAATAATGTCCTTCTTCTGTATGgatttgatgggggggggggagtttaagAAGCAGCCTGACCCAACCGTGTAACTACTGAATACCTTGTCAGCTTCCCTAGTACCTCAGGCAGTGATGTGCCAATTCTACAGATGCAGATGTTGTAGTTGTGTGGCTGAATATGCTTTGAATTGTAAAATATCTGCAAGGGAAATGACTGGAAttctacagttaggtccataaatcgttggacagaaacaactttttttctaattttggttctgtacattaccacaatgaattttaaatgaaacagctcagatgcagttgaactgcagactttcagctttaattcagtgggttgaacaaaaacactgcacaaaaatgtgaggaactaaagaatttttttaacacaatcacttcatttcaggggctcaaaagtaattggaaaagttaaaaaaactgaaaataaaatgttcatttctaatacttgcgtgaaacccctttgctggcaatgacagtctgaagtcttgaactcatggacatcaccagattctgggtttcctcctatttaatgctctgccagacctttactgcagcggctttcagttgttgtttgtttgtgggactttctgtcccaagtttagtcttcaacaagtgaaatgcagctcaattgggatCAGATCatgtgactgacttggccattcaaaaatattccacttctttgctttaataaactcctgggttgctttggctgtatgttttgggtcattatgaaacgcctcccaatcaatgtgactgcatttagctggatttgagcagacagtgtctcagaattcattcttgtgcttctgtcctgtgtcacatgatggataaacactagtgtcccagtgccactggcagccatgcagcccaagccatcacactgcctcccaaatgttttatacacaactgtgctatgctttggatcatcagctgttccaccccttctccatacttttttcttgccatcattctggtagaggttgatcttggttttatctgtccaaagaatgtttttccaaaactgtgCTGGCTAgaggttttatatattttttttttttttagcaaagtccaatctagcctttctattcttgatgcttatgagtggcttgtaccttgcagtgcagcctctgtatttactttcatgcagtcttctctttatggtagacttggatatggatacgccgacctcctggagagtgttgttcacttgtttggctgttgtgaaggggtttctcttccccatggaaatgattctgagatcatccaccacttttgacttccatggacgtccaggtctttttgcgttgcggagttcaccagtgatttctttctttctcacgatgtaccaaactgtagattttgccactcctaatattgtagcaatttctcggatggatttttttctgtttttgcagtttaaggattgcttgtttcacctgcatggagagctcctttgaccacatgttgtcaaaggctttagttcctcacattttcatacaatctttttgttcaacccactgaattaaagctgaaagtctgcagttcaactgcacctgagttgtttcatttaaaattcattgtggtaatgtacagaaccaaaattagaaaaaaagttgtctgtccaaatatttatggacctaactgtatatcagTGTGACAGTTGTCTTATACATGAGACTGAACTTCTTCTGTTTATCCATCTCACTCCTTTAGATCACATCCCAATAGGGCTATTTGGTCTCTTATCTGCATGTTTTATTTGCAAGTATCTTTTAATGCAGCGCTGAAACTTTATTtgctctttataaaaaaaaaaactagccagAATGTTTCAACATGATTTGGgcctccctttttctttttttcatatgtTTCAGAGAGTTCACTTAGACATCCAGATCGGGGAACACACCAATAATTACCCGGAGATTGCAGCAAAAGACAAACTGACAGAGCTGCAGCTTCGGGTTCGACAGCTGCTGGATCAAGTGGAGCAAATTCAGAAGGAGCAGAACTACCAGAGGGTGAGGGAGGGAGCAGCATGGTGTACAAGGGCTTTTCCCTTTGTGAAGGTGCAGAAAGAAATGGTTGTGGAGGAAGGGATAACTGATTGATCCCTGTACAGGAGGGAAAAAGTGGAGCATGGGATGGTTTGAATCACCAACCTGGGAAAGAGATATGATAGGAAATCATGATGTGGGTTTAAAGAAAACACTGCTTGTCCTCTGATCTCAAGGCAACTTCTTTCATGTTATAAAGCTGCCTCTTTGGGGCAGTGGCACACGCTGATACTggggggagactagtcgcccagcaacaaatcgcctcatatttgggcgactaatctcccctaaatgactccccccccccccggctggaatgtaaatcttcagtgagatggcactcggatcgctttgttttccaaagtcgcctcacgaggaaactttgggcgactttggaaagccgaagtgatccaAGTTCCATCTtgtcagcaatttacattctagccggtgggaaggcatttagaagaagaggcgatttgttgctgggtgactaatctccccccagtagcagcgtgtgccactgcccttgaaggagaactaaagcttaactaaagaagtagctagaaatgttgtaccagcccaaggcaaccccaggcctttaacagggaagatctgtgtctccaaagatgccccattagctccccatctttgttatgcagattcactgcacatgctctgtgctgctgtcacttactgagcttagggacccactcacaatatacagtacacatagaatagaaatgtcacaatataaggctgattagtaattaatacagataattactacatggcagcacagaaaccagtgcaattagcatcagaatctaataatcagccctgtagcatcagcttatattacagaccaacctcattttctgctggataattagtgacgagccctaagtttagcttctgaacagctgctcagagcccactgagcatgtgagtgtcacagacactttccaagatggtgaccccctgtgacaagtttgaagtcctggatcattgatgctattgacaagctgaaactttaggctggtgcaataagttcagtatataaaatattgcatttttacccatattcatttctagggtttagttctcctttaaatctaacatgccactttttccttttcagtACCGAGAGGAGCGGTTCCGACTGACCAGCGAAAGCACCAACCAGCGAGTCCTGTGGTGGTCCATTGCCCAGACCCTCATCCTTATTCTGACAGGCATCTGGCAAATGAGACATCTCAAGAGCTTCTTTGAAGCCAAGAAGCTGGTCTGAAACCTCTTACGTTGTACATTTACTTGACATGTCTCCAGACATACGCCCACAACACACCAATAAACATACCCATGCGGCACATACCCACGTACACAAACTAGCTCACACAAAATTCCAACTAATAACAAGCCAGAAATGTGTGTTTGTAACTGACTCGGCTCAGGTGATGCCACTACATTTTATACTTGTATAACCGTTTTTCTGATGGGAGGGTACAGTCAGAATGGTGGAGTGGCTAACCATCTGTACTCATACAGTATGTTCTAATCTGCCCACCTCCGACATTTTGGCAGTAATATTACCATGCTGAGAAAGTATTCTCCCCATTGCCTACCTCTATGAGGTCTACAGCAGAGTGGCATCCATAGAGCAGTGTTTCagttacaattagggatgcaccaaatccaggattcggttcaggattcagcctttttcagcaggattcggccaaatccttctgcccggccgaaccaaatttgcatatgcaaattaggggcgtggagggaaatcgcgcaattttttgtcaaaaacaagaaagtaaaaaaattaccctcttcccaccactaattttcatgtgcaaattaggattcggttcgggatttggcctaatctttcacaaaggagtcggggattcggccgaatccaaaattcagtgcatccctagttacaatgTACACTGATATCCTCCATATATCATAAGTCATGCCAGAAGAGTTGAACCCGTTGCCCAATAAAGAAAGTTACTTGTTAAGTGCTTTGGTGACTGAACAGTGCATTCCTGTGTATGCTTGCTTCTCTTTATCCAACTGAGAAAACAATGACAACATTTCTACCAATCAGAACTGTTCTTACTTCTCCACTGCACGGCTGCACACACTTCTAAATATGGCAAACATTTGAAATGGTCTATGGCAGCTTTGTAAGATTTATCAAGTACTTCTGCGTCTGCTCGTCGCCGGTTTTATCCCTAGTCCAATCTGTATTGtaacttgaaaatgaaaataatggaCTCATTTGCTGCAAGagacttagagggttatttattaaactccggatgccaaaaacccgaaaaactcatggtttttttactataacatttttagtggggaaaaaaaaactcgaattgttcgggatttattataccccgaggatgggaaaagtcagaatgcgaaatccggcatctcagaactgcagaggttgcgtataagtcaacgggagaagccCCAAAGATATCTGCGCTGGGTctcatgcaat
Above is a genomic segment from Xenopus laevis strain J_2021 chromosome 3L, Xenopus_laevis_v10.1, whole genome shotgun sequence containing:
- the tmed4.L gene encoding transmembrane emp24 domain-containing protein 4; its protein translation is MSPLDLCSGTSKPWMFLLLLGLLQLGLSRGLYFHIGETEKRCFIEEIPDETMVIGNYKTQLWDKQSETFLPSTPGLGMHVEVKDSDAKVILSRQYGSEGRFTFTSHMPGEHQICLHSNSTRMSFFAGGKLRVHLDIQIGEHTNNYPEIAAKDKLTELQLRVRQLLDQVEQIQKEQNYQRYREERFRLTSESTNQRVLWWSIAQTLILILTGIWQMRHLKSFFEAKKLV